One Candidatus Paceibacterota bacterium DNA segment encodes these proteins:
- a CDS encoding carbohydrate kinase family protein yields MQYDIIVFGSATQDTFLKLRSPLIVQNDTFPEKRGLAFGLGSKIEVPEIILASGGGGTNAAVTFARQGLNTAFIGVVGQDANGRDILDVLRKEGVDPKYVLTHDDGMTAYSVVLVNEDGERTILSYKGEGQHFTTVGVPYDRLQSSWAFVSSLGGSWEVLETTVHWARDNKIQLAINPGGKELAHGLEKLKPLLRHFSVVIMNQEEAADFLGIPYQNEKEIFETMDRLIDGIFVLTKGPNGVSVSDGKKVYTAGVPASPVVERTGAGDAFSSGFVCEYARSGDIAKAIQFGTANASAVVTEFGAKKGILTKGNWGPWPLVPVKVSSL; encoded by the coding sequence ATGCAGTACGACATCATTGTATTCGGTTCAGCAACTCAAGATACATTCTTAAAACTTCGCTCGCCGCTTATTGTCCAGAACGATACATTTCCCGAAAAGCGAGGGCTCGCATTTGGTCTTGGCTCAAAAATTGAGGTTCCCGAAATCATCTTGGCATCAGGAGGTGGCGGCACGAACGCTGCGGTAACGTTCGCGCGTCAGGGCCTTAATACTGCATTCATTGGGGTTGTGGGGCAAGATGCAAATGGCCGTGACATTCTCGATGTACTTCGCAAGGAAGGGGTAGACCCCAAGTATGTACTGACCCACGATGATGGCATGACTGCCTATTCTGTGGTGTTGGTGAATGAAGACGGGGAGCGCACCATTCTTTCGTATAAAGGCGAAGGGCAGCATTTCACAACGGTTGGAGTGCCGTATGATCGTCTCCAGTCTTCATGGGCTTTTGTTAGTAGCTTAGGGGGTAGTTGGGAAGTTCTCGAAACAACGGTTCATTGGGCGCGCGATAACAAGATTCAACTTGCCATTAATCCGGGCGGGAAAGAACTCGCCCATGGTTTGGAAAAACTGAAACCGTTACTCAGACACTTCTCCGTTGTTATTATGAACCAAGAAGAGGCCGCTGATTTTCTAGGCATTCCGTACCAAAACGAAAAAGAGATTTTTGAAACGATGGACCGCCTCATCGATGGCATTTTTGTACTTACCAAAGGACCAAACGGTGTTTCCGTCTCTGATGGGAAAAAAGTATACACCGCAGGCGTACCTGCTTCGCCGGTAGTGGAGCGCACGGGCGCGGGTGACGCGTTTAGCTCTGGGTTTGTGTGTGAATATGCGCGCTCGGGAGATATCGCAAAGGCGATCCAATTTGGTACGGCAAATGCTTCTGCCGTAGTTACCGAGTTTGGCGCAAAGAAAGGCATTCTCACAAAAGGGAATTGGGGGCCGTGGCCGCTCGTCCCTGTGAAAGTTTCAAGTCTATAA